One genomic segment of Gammaproteobacteria bacterium includes these proteins:
- a CDS encoding ATP-binding protein, whose product MRFFNTAGPVDAIRHYTLPPLSRIDLDDVLMLIEQQKYFVLHAPRQTGKTSVLLALMERLNREGRYCCLYANIEAAQAYRGNVDAAMHTIVTQITAAAALYLQDDRLRAWAPTAWAEQGGSALNVLLSNWAQQNDKPIVLLLDEVDALVGDTLISLLRQIRAGYVQRPHAFPQTVVLCGVRDVRDYRIHTGGQAIITGGSAFNIKAESLRLGSFSAAEVTLLYQQHTEATSQKFAEGVLAQVWDLTQGQPWLVNALGYEACFKMKAGRDRTQPITVEQIVQAKENLILRRETHLDQLADKLREERVQRVIEPLLTGQDSALDLPLDDIDYVRDLGLVALDKPLRIANPIYREVIPRQLTASTEEMTVQESVWYLQPDHRLDMHKLLTAFQQFFREHAEHWVERFQYKEAGPQLLLQAFLQRIVNGGGRIDREYGLGRRRTDLLLQWPLDAQQGFLGPMQWVVLELKLLNKSLDATLQQGLEQTAAYLDQVGTTDGHLLIFDRRPGVSWEEKIFQRRESYGSHSIQVWGM is encoded by the coding sequence ATGCGCTTTTTCAATACGGCTGGTCCAGTCGATGCCATTCGGCATTACACCTTGCCGCCGCTCTCCCGCATTGATCTTGACGATGTGTTGATGCTGATTGAGCAGCAAAAATATTTTGTCCTTCATGCGCCCCGCCAAACTGGTAAAACCTCGGTGCTGCTGGCGCTGATGGAACGCCTGAATCGCGAGGGACGTTATTGCTGTCTGTACGCCAATATCGAAGCGGCGCAAGCGTATCGCGGCAACGTCGACGCGGCAATGCATACGATTGTGACGCAAATCACCGCTGCTGCTGCTCTCTACTTGCAGGATGACCGACTCCGAGCCTGGGCGCCAACGGCATGGGCGGAACAAGGCGGCAGTGCGTTAAACGTACTGCTATCAAATTGGGCGCAGCAGAACGACAAGCCAATTGTGTTATTACTGGACGAAGTCGATGCCCTGGTAGGCGATACCCTGATTTCCCTGCTGCGGCAAATTCGCGCTGGCTACGTTCAACGACCCCATGCTTTCCCACAGACTGTTGTCCTATGCGGGGTACGCGATGTGCGCGATTACCGCATCCACACGGGAGGCCAGGCGATTATCACTGGAGGGTCGGCCTTCAACATCAAGGCGGAATCTTTGCGCTTAGGCAGTTTTAGCGCCGCTGAGGTCACCCTGCTCTATCAGCAACATACTGAAGCCACGAGCCAGAAATTTGCAGAGGGCGTGTTGGCGCAAGTATGGGACTTGACGCAGGGGCAACCGTGGTTGGTCAATGCCCTGGGCTACGAAGCCTGTTTCAAGATGAAAGCCGGGCGAGATCGAACACAGCCGATCACGGTGGAGCAGATCGTTCAAGCGAAGGAGAACTTGATCTTGCGTCGTGAAACTCACCTGGATCAATTGGCCGACAAACTGCGTGAGGAACGGGTGCAGCGCGTGATCGAACCGCTGCTGACCGGCCAGGACAGCGCGCTAGACCTGCCGCTGGATGATATTGACTATGTCCGGGACCTGGGCTTGGTCGCCCTGGACAAACCCTTGCGCATCGCCAACCCGATTTATCGGGAAGTGATCCCCCGGCAACTGACCGCCAGCACCGAAGAGATGACCGTCCAGGAGAGCGTCTGGTATTTACAACCCGATCATCGGCTGGATATGCATAAATTGCTGACCGCATTCCAGCAATTTTTCCGGGAACATGCCGAACATTGGGTCGAGCGTTTCCAATACAAAGAAGCCGGGCCACAACTGTTGCTGCAAGCCTTTTTGCAACGGATCGTCAACGGTGGCGGGCGGATTGACCGGGAATACGGGCTAGGGCGGCGGCGCACCGACCTGTTGCTGCAATGGCCGCTGGATGCGCAGCAGGGTTTTCTCGGCCCGATGCAGTGGGTCGTGCTTGAGCTGAAACTGCTGAATAAATCGCTCGACGCCACCCTGCAACAAGGTTTGGAGCAGACCGCTGCTTACCTGGATCAGGTGGGAACGACTGATGGTCATCTCCTGATTTTCGATCGGAGACCGGGCGTCTCATGGGAAGAAAAAATATTTCAGCGCCGCGAATCCTATGGCTCCCACTCTATTCAAGTATGGGGAATGTAA
- a CDS encoding 3-hydroxyacyl-CoA dehydrogenase/enoyl-CoA hydratase family protein, protein MTSAASIRRVAVLGAGVMGAQIAAHLANADVPVMLFDLPARDGDSNGIATKAIANLTKMNPAPLAVSERAALIQPANYDQHLEELRSCDLLIEAIAERPDWKADLYQRIAPYLNNRAILATNTSGLRLNLLVESVPESVRPRFCGIHFFNPPRYMALAELIPCAATDSAILDQLETFLVSTLGKGVVRAKDTPNFVANRIGVFSMAAAMHHTQAFGLSLDLVDALTGPAIGRPKSATYRTADLVGLDTMGHVIQGSALALQHDPWRSYFTAPDWLKALIEKGALGQKTKTGIYANKGKQVLDPATGDYRDAGAKPDEAVQAILKIKNPAEKFAALRASDHPQAQFLWAIHRDVFHYAAVLLAEIADNARDVDFAIRWGFGWSMGPFEIWQVAGWKQVAAWIEDDIAAGKTMTKTPLPAWVRQVDGVHRPEGSYSAAEDAYKPRSTLPVYQRQLYPEQVLGEAPHHYGETVFENPGVRLWTTGDDIGIVSFKTKMHVIGNDVLSGVQEALRIAEQRFSGLVLWQTSAPFSAGANLAEAVPVALAGDFDAFERIVAQFQQTTAALRYSAIPVVAAAQGLALGGGCEFLMHCDRVVAALESYIGLVEVGVGLIPAGGGCKEFALRAMTEAKGSDLLPFLRPYFEAMAMAKVSRSAEEAKQLGYLKPSDIIIFNPHELLHVAKAQVRALAEAGYRPPQPRQIRVAGRTGIAACQMVLVNMRDGGFISAHDYRLGLDIAEALCGGDLDPNTLVDENWLLGLERRNFVALAKAPPTHARIEHMLRTGKPLRN, encoded by the coding sequence ATGACGAGTGCCGCATCGATCCGCCGGGTGGCGGTTCTGGGCGCAGGTGTAATGGGCGCGCAAATCGCCGCCCATCTGGCCAACGCCGATGTGCCAGTAATGTTGTTCGACCTGCCGGCCAGGGACGGCGATTCCAATGGGATCGCCACCAAAGCCATCGCTAACCTGACGAAAATGAACCCTGCGCCGTTGGCTGTTTCGGAACGGGCGGCGCTGATTCAACCGGCCAACTACGATCAGCATCTGGAGGAATTGCGAAGCTGTGACCTGCTGATTGAAGCGATCGCCGAGCGCCCGGACTGGAAGGCCGATCTCTACCAGCGCATCGCGCCCTATCTGAATAACCGGGCGATTCTGGCCACCAACACTTCTGGTCTGCGCCTGAACCTGCTCGTTGAGTCAGTACCGGAAAGCGTGCGTCCACGCTTTTGCGGCATCCATTTCTTTAACCCGCCGCGCTACATGGCCCTAGCCGAGCTGATTCCTTGCGCTGCCACCGATTCGGCGATTCTCGATCAGTTAGAAACTTTCCTGGTCAGCACCTTGGGCAAGGGCGTCGTGCGCGCCAAGGACACGCCGAATTTTGTGGCCAACCGCATCGGCGTCTTTTCCATGGCGGCGGCGATGCATCATACCCAGGCGTTTGGCTTGAGTCTCGATCTGGTCGATGCGCTGACCGGTCCGGCGATTGGCCGACCCAAGAGCGCGACTTATCGCACCGCTGATCTGGTGGGCCTGGACACTATGGGCCATGTCATCCAGGGTTCGGCGCTGGCGCTGCAACACGATCCGTGGCGGTCATATTTCACTGCGCCGGACTGGCTGAAGGCGCTGATTGAAAAAGGCGCATTGGGGCAAAAGACCAAAACCGGCATTTACGCCAACAAGGGCAAACAGGTGCTGGACCCAGCGACCGGGGATTATCGGGACGCCGGCGCCAAACCGGATGAAGCCGTGCAGGCCATTCTCAAGATCAAGAACCCAGCGGAAAAATTCGCCGCCTTGCGCGCCAGCGACCATCCCCAGGCGCAATTCCTGTGGGCCATTCATCGCGATGTCTTCCATTACGCCGCCGTGCTGCTGGCGGAAATCGCTGACAACGCGCGCGATGTTGATTTCGCTATCCGCTGGGGCTTTGGCTGGAGCATGGGGCCGTTTGAAATCTGGCAAGTCGCTGGCTGGAAGCAGGTGGCCGCCTGGATCGAGGACGACATCGCCGCTGGCAAGACCATGACCAAAACGCCGCTGCCGGCCTGGGTGCGCCAAGTCGATGGCGTGCATCGCCCGGAAGGCTCCTACTCCGCAGCGGAAGATGCCTACAAACCGCGCTCCACGCTACCGGTTTACCAGCGTCAACTCTATCCTGAGCAGGTGTTAGGCGAAGCGCCGCATCACTACGGCGAAACGGTGTTCGAGAATCCCGGCGTGCGGTTGTGGACCACCGGCGATGATATTGGCATCGTCAGTTTCAAGACCAAGATGCATGTCATCGGCAACGATGTGTTGTCCGGGGTACAGGAAGCCTTGAGGATCGCCGAGCAGCGGTTCAGCGGCCTGGTGCTATGGCAGACCAGCGCGCCGTTCAGCGCGGGAGCGAATCTGGCCGAGGCGGTGCCGGTGGCGCTGGCTGGCGATTTCGACGCCTTCGAGCGCATCGTCGCGCAATTCCAGCAAACCACCGCGGCCTTGCGTTATTCCGCGATTCCTGTGGTCGCGGCGGCGCAGGGCCTGGCGCTGGGCGGCGGCTGCGAGTTTTTAATGCACTGCGACCGGGTGGTGGCGGCGCTGGAAAGCTATATCGGTCTGGTCGAGGTCGGCGTGGGCCTGATCCCGGCGGGCGGCGGCTGCAAGGAGTTCGCCCTGCGCGCCATGACTGAGGCCAAGGGCAGCGACCTGCTGCCGTTCCTGCGGCCGTACTTTGAAGCCATGGCCATGGCCAAGGTCTCGCGCAGCGCCGAGGAGGCCAAGCAACTCGGCTATCTCAAGCCGTCCGACATCATCATCTTCAATCCCCACGAACTGTTGCACGTCGCCAAGGCTCAGGTCCGGGCGTTGGCGGAAGCGGGTTACCGCCCACCGCAACCGCGTCAGATTCGCGTGGCCGGTCGCACCGGCATCGCCGCCTGCCAGATGGTGCTGGTCAACATGCGCGACGGTGGTTTCATTTCCGCCCACGATTACCGCCTGGGTTTGGACATTGCCGAGGCGCTGTGCGGCGGCGACCTCGACCCTAACACGCTGGTCGATGAAAACTGGCTGCTCGGTCTGGAGCGGCGCAATTTCGTGGCGCTGGCCAAGGCCCCGCCGACTCATGCCCGGATCGAGCACATGCTCCGCACCGGCAAGCCGTTGCGCAACTGA
- a CDS encoding acetyl-CoA C-acyltransferase, with protein sequence MSKQIQDAYIVAAVRTPVGKARGVFRNTRPDDLLAHVLRGVVAQCPGLDPQQIGDVIVGCAMPEGEQGMNVARIGLLLAGLPDSVPGMTINRFCASGVQAVAQAADRIRLGEADVMLAAGTETMSMIPMGGNKIALNPAVFAADENVGIAYGMGLTAEKVAQEWKVSREDQDAFAVESHRRAVAAIANGEFRQEILPYTVLDRSPDIQAVQVKVRERVIENDEGPRPDSALEALARLKPVFAAKGSVTAGNSSQMSDGAAAVLVMSERMVKQLNLKPLARFVSYAVAGVPPQIMGIGPIAAIPKALELEGLRQENLDWIELNEAFAAQSLAVIRELNLDPAKVNPLGGAIALGHPLGATGAIRVATLAHGMRRRGGKYGMVTMCIGTGMGAAGIFEAL encoded by the coding sequence ATGAGCAAACAGATTCAGGATGCTTACATCGTTGCCGCGGTACGCACTCCGGTGGGCAAGGCGCGCGGCGTTTTTCGCAACACCCGCCCGGACGACCTGCTAGCCCATGTCCTGCGTGGGGTCGTGGCCCAGTGCCCAGGTTTGGACCCGCAACAGATTGGTGATGTCATCGTCGGTTGCGCCATGCCGGAAGGCGAACAGGGCATGAATGTCGCCCGCATCGGTCTGCTGCTGGCCGGATTGCCGGACAGTGTGCCGGGCATGACCATTAATCGCTTCTGCGCTTCCGGGGTGCAGGCGGTGGCGCAGGCCGCCGATCGCATCCGTTTGGGTGAAGCGGATGTGATGCTGGCGGCCGGCACGGAAACCATGAGCATGATTCCGATGGGCGGCAATAAGATCGCCCTCAATCCGGCGGTCTTTGCCGCCGATGAAAATGTCGGCATCGCCTACGGCATGGGGTTGACCGCCGAGAAGGTGGCGCAAGAGTGGAAGGTATCGCGCGAGGATCAGGACGCCTTTGCCGTGGAAAGTCACCGCCGGGCCGTCGCCGCGATCGCCAATGGCGAGTTCCGCCAGGAAATTCTGCCTTATACCGTGCTGGACCGGTCGCCGGATATACAGGCGGTTCAGGTCAAGGTGCGCGAGCGGGTGATCGAGAATGATGAAGGCCCGCGTCCCGACAGTGCGCTGGAAGCGCTGGCCCGATTGAAACCGGTGTTCGCCGCGAAAGGCAGCGTGACCGCTGGCAACAGTTCGCAGATGAGTGATGGAGCGGCGGCAGTGCTGGTGATGAGCGAACGGATGGTCAAGCAGTTGAATCTGAAGCCGCTGGCTCGCTTTGTCAGTTACGCGGTGGCTGGAGTGCCGCCACAGATCATGGGCATTGGGCCGATCGCGGCGATTCCCAAGGCGCTGGAACTAGAGGGATTGCGTCAGGAGAATTTGGACTGGATCGAGTTAAACGAAGCGTTCGCCGCGCAGAGTCTGGCGGTGATCCGTGAGCTAAATCTCGATCCGGCGAAGGTCAATCCTCTGGGCGGCGCAATTGCGCTCGGTCACCCGCTGGGCGCGACCGGGGCGATTCGCGTGGCGACGCTGGCGCATGGGATGCGCCGGCGTGGGGGCAAGTACGGCATGGTGACCATGTGCATCGGCACCGGCATGGGCGCGGCAGGGATTTTCGAGGCGCTGTAG